A region from the Aegilops tauschii subsp. strangulata cultivar AL8/78 chromosome 5, Aet v6.0, whole genome shotgun sequence genome encodes:
- the LOC109754669 gene encoding G-type lectin S-receptor-like serine/threonine-protein kinase At1g11300, producing the protein MDSLALGCCTAAFIILFLPLSASDDRLVPGKPLALGNTIVSDDGVFALGFFNPSNSTPAKLYLGIWYNNIPELTVVWVANRETPITNSSSYALMLSLTNALNLIILEGNNGGRVLWTTANVTTSPAGSSTPTAVLLNSGNLVIRSSNGSTVWQSFDHQTDTLLPGMKIRIKYNTGGTGDRLASWKGPGDPSPGRFSYGVDSDTPLEAFLWDGGIVVSRSSPWTGYHVKSFKQQQLEVAMNGSDVIMYVSFVDNGDEIYATYSLSNGAPPVRSVLKYSGQYQTEIWSSNLSVWVVLMKWPSAECNLYGYCGPYGYCDETVAPIPTCKCLDGFEPSNKEEWTRGKFLAGCRQKDLLQGCSDSFLALSRMKSPDKFMLVGGGRSTSEECAAECRRNCSCVGYVYRNVSSGGFRRDATMCLVWAGDLIDTGKIGTEIGGETLYFRLAAKRRKRYAIRIVLPVLSSGFLVLVCISVVWLKCKGKNKKWRMHKNIRLGGMSASNETREDNPPHDQDFPFVRLEEIVLATHNFSEACKIGQGGFGKVYKGLLGGQEVAVKRLSKDSQQGTKEFKNEVILIAKLQHRNLVRLLGCCGEGDEKLLIYEYLPNKSLDATLFDDSRKLLLDWTTRFNIIKGVARGLLYLHEDSRFTIIHRDLKAGNILLDAHMKPKIADFGMAKIFGDNQQNANTQRVVGTYGYMAPEYAMEGVFSTKSDVYSFGVLLLEVVTGIRRNSDCETMGFPSLTVYSWNKWNEEKTEELPDSSIIDTSPDEVLLCVHVALLCVQENPNDRPCMSSVVFVLENGSTTLTTPNRPAYFARRSAELDQIRNIQTSVNSYTFTEIEGR; encoded by the exons ATGGATTCGCTGGCTTTGGGCTGCTGCACCGCGGCCTTCATCATTCTGTTCCTGCCTTTGAGCGCTTCCGATGATCGGCTTGTCCCTGGCAAGCCGTTGGCCCTCGGCAACACCATCGTTTCTGACGACGGCGTGTTCGCCTTGGGCTTCTTCAACCCCTCCAACTCCACTCCAGCCAAGCTGTACCTTGGCATATGGTACAACAATATCCCTGAGCTCACAGTTGTGTGGGTTGCCAACCGTGAAACCCCAATCACCAACAGCTCTTCCTATGCACTTATGCTCTCTCTCACCAACGCCCTCAATCTCATTATCTTGGAAGGTAATAATGGTGGTCGTGTCCTTTGGACGACGGCCAACGTGACCACTTCCCCGGCAGGATCGTCTACCCCGACGGCAGTGCTTCTGAACAGCGGCAACCTCGTCATCCGGTCGTCAAATGGCTCCACAGTGTGGCAGAGCTTCGATCACCAGACAGACACGCTCCTCCCAGGGATGAAGATCCGGATCAAATACAACACGGGCGGTACTGGCGATCGTCTGGCATCGTGGAAGGGCCCCGGAGACCCCTCGCCGGGGCGCTTCTCCTATGGTGTTGACTCGGACACGCCCCTCGAAGCATTCCTATGGGATGGGGGGATCGTGGTATCCCGTAGTTCCCCATGGACGGGGTACCACGTGAAGAGCTTTAAGCAACAACAACTAGAGGTGGCCATGAACGGGAGTGATGTTATCATGTATGTATCGTTCGTCGACAACGGCGATGAGATCTATGCCACATATAGCCTCTCTAACGGCGCCCCGCCCGTAAGGTCAGTGTTGAAATATTCTGGTCAGTATCAAACTGAGATCTGGAGTAGCAACTTGTCGGTGTGGGTAGTTCTAATGAAGTGGCCATCTGCTGAATGCAATCTCTATGGTTATTGTGGCCCATATGGCTACTGCGACGAGACAGTGGCACCAATCCCAACTTGCAAGTGCCTAGACGGCTTCGAGCCATCAAACAAGGAGGAGTGGACCCGTGGCAAGTTCTTGGCGGGGTGCCGGCAGAAGGATCTGTTGCAAGGGTGCAGCGATAGCTTCTTGGCCTTGTCGAGGATGAAGTCACCAGACAAATTTATGCTCGTCGGAGGGGGCAGAAGTACATCTGAGGAGTGTGCGGCAGAGTGCAGACGCAACTGCTCCTGTGTGGGGTACGTGTATCGCAATGTCAGTAGCGGTGGGTTCAGAAGAGACGCGACGATGTGCTTGGTGTGGGCTGGGGATTTGATTGACACCGGAAAGATAGGCACAGAAATCGGTGGAGAGACACTCTATTTCCGACTTGCAG CTAAAAGAAGAAAGAGGTATGCAATCAGGATTGTGCTCCCAGTTCTAAGCAGTGGTTTTCTCGTACTCGTCTGCATATCGGTTGTCTGGTTAAAATGCAAAG GCAAGAACAAAAAATGGAGAATGCACAAGAATATAAGGTTGGGTGGTATGAGTGCCTCTAATGAAACCagggaagacaaccctcctcatGATCAAGATTTTCCATTCGTAAGATTAGAAGAAATTGTCCTCGCAACCCACAATTTCTCTGAAGCATGTAAGATTGGACAAGGAGGATTTGGCAAAGTCTACAAG GGACTATTAGGTGGTCAAGAAGTCGCAGTCAAGAGGCTAAGTAAAGATTCTCAACAAGGAACAAAAGAATTCAAGAACGAAGTAATTTTAATTGCAAAATTGCAACATCGAAACTTGGTTCGACTTCTTGGTTGTTGTGGTGAAGGAGATGAAAAGCTCTTGATATATGAGTATCTGCCTAATAAAAGCTTAGATGCTACCCTTTTTG ATGACTCAAGAAAATTGTTGTTAGATTGGACAACACGGTTTAATATAATCAAAGGGGTAGCAAGGGGGCTATTGTATCTTCATGAAGACTCAAGGTTCACAATAATTCATAGGGACCTGAAAGCTGGGAATATTTTGTTGGATGCACATATGAAACCCAAGATAGCTGATTTTGGTATGGCGAAGATCTTTGGTGATAACCAGCAAAATGCAAATACTCAACGCGTAGTTGGAACATA TGGCTACATGGCTCCTgagtatgcaatggaaggtgtctTCTCTACCAAATCTGATGTCTACAGCTTTGGGGTGTTACTACTAGAGGTTGTAACTGGTATAAGGAGAAATTCTGATTGTGAAACCATGGGATTTCCTAGCCTCACAGTCTAT TCATGGAATAAGTGGAATGAAGAGAAGACTGAGGAACTGCCAGACTCATCTATAATAGATACTTCACCAGACGAAGTTTTGCTTTGCGTCCATGTTGCACTCCTATGCGTCCAGGAGAACCCAAATGATAGGCCATGCATGTCATCTGTTGTGTTCGTGCTAGAGAATGGAAGCACCACACTTACAACCCCCAATCGTCCTGCCTACTTTGCGCGACGAAGTGCTGAACTGGATCAAATAAGAAATATTCAGACTTCTGTCAACAGTTATACTTTTACCGAGATAGAGGGGCGATGA
- the LOC123494205 gene encoding G-type lectin S-receptor-like serine/threonine-protein kinase B120 has translation MSASAPEVLNKLRLVHSPCQSTYCRRLRPDRSMDWPALTCYTAALIILFLPLRASDDRLVPGERLFPGTTIISDDGTFALGFFSPSNSTPASLYLGIWYNGIPELTFVWVANRETSVTNSTSSVPTLSLTNTSNLVLSDGSSGRVVWTTDVADASSSVAAAAVLENTGNLVVRSLNGTMLWQSFDHLTDTFLPEMKIRISYATRGTGIRLVSWKGPDDPSSGSFSYGGDPDTLLQLFLWDGARPVARRGPWTGYLVKGEHRYQQVNGSLAVIIYMAIVDNEEEIYTTYTVSAGAPRTRYVVTYTGDYQLQSWSSSSSSWIILDKWPSTECNRYGFCGPYGYCDQTATPMPLCKCLDGFEPASTDEWAAGRFSAGCRRKKALHGCGDGFLALEEMKAPDRFTISGRNMSTLEECASECSRNCSCVAYAFVNLGNGRSGGDVTRCLLWAGELIDTAKFGQGLGSVTLYLRLAGLDVAAGKRRKSTASMIILAILGTGVVVFLCIFVAWLKFKGKNRKWRKHKKPTFDGISTSYEPGEGGLPHDHEFPFVSFEEISLATNNFSETCMIGQGGFGKVYKGLLGGQEVAVKRLSSDSQQGTKEFRNEVILIAKLQHRNLVRLLGCCGEGDEKLLIYEYLPNKSLDATLFDDSRRMMLDWTSRFNIIKGVARGLLYLHQDSRLTIIHRDLKAGNVLLDVEMKPKIADFGMARIFGNNQQDASTQRVVGTYGYMAPEYAMEGVFSTKSDVYSFGVLVLEVVTGIKRSSNSHIMGFPSLIVYSWNMWMEGKTEELVDSYAMDTCSLDEVLICIHVALLCVQDNPDDRPLMSSVVFILENGSNTLPFPTCPAYFTRRHAEMEQIRDDIQNSGTSFTLTEIEGR, from the exons ATGTCAGCATCAGCACCAGAAGTACTGAACAAGCTACGATTAGTACATTCTCCTTGCCAGAGCACGTACTGCAGAAGACTGCGGCCTGATCGATCCATGGATTGGCCAGCTCTCACCTGCTACACTGCGGCCCTGATCATTCTCTTCCTGCCGTTGCGGGCGTCCGACGATCGGCTTGTCCCAGGCGAGCGGCTCTTCCCTGGCACCACCATCATCTCCGATGACGGTACCTTTGCCTTGGGCTTCTTCAGCCCCTCCAACTCAACTCCGGCCAGCCTGTACTTGGGCATATGGTACAACGGCATACCGGAGCTCACTTTTGTGTGGGTCGCCAACAGGGAGACGTCGGTCACCAACAGCACTTCCTCTGTGCCGACACTCTCCCTCACCAACACCTCCAACCTCGTTCTCTCTGATGGTAGCAGCGGCCGTGTCGTTTGGACGACTGATGTGGCCGATGCCTCGAGCTCCGTTGCAGCAGCAGCGGTGCTTGAGAACACCGGCAACCTCGTCGTCCGGTCACTGAATGGCACCATGCTGTGGCAGAGCTTCGACCACCTCACCGACACGTTCCTTCCTGAAATGAAGATACGGATCAGCTATGCCACGCGCGGCACCGGCATCCGCCTGGTGTCCTGGAAGGGGCCCGACGACCCATCATCGGGGAGCTTCTCCTACGGAGGCGACCCGGACACGCTCCTCCAGTTATTCCTCTGGGATGGGGCGCGCCCGGTGGCCCGCAGAGGGCCATGGACGGGGTACCTGGTGAAAGGCGAGCACCGATACCAGCAGGTTAACGGCAGCTTGGCCGTCATCATCTACATGGCCATCGTCGACAACGAGGAGGAGATCTACACCACTTACACCGTATCTGCTGGCGCCCCACGCACCAGGTATGTGGTGACATACACTGGAGATTATCAGCTCCAGAGCTGGAGTAGCAGCTCCTCCTCATGGATTATCCTCGACAAATGGCCGTCCACTGAATGCAACCGGTATGGATTTTGTGGTCCGTACGGCTACTGTGACCAGACAGCGACGCCCATGCCATTGTGCAAATGCCTTGATGGCTTTGAGCCAGCAAGCACAGATGAGTGGGCAGCTGGTAGGTTCTCGGCAGGGTGCCGGCGAAAGAAGGCACTGCACGGATGCGGTGACGGCTTCTTGGCCTTGGAAGAGATGAAGGCACCAGATAGGTTCACAATTTCGGGCAGGAACATGAGCACATTGGAGGAGTGTGCATCGGAGTGCAGTCGCAACTGCTCCTGCGTGGCATATGCATTCGTCAACCTAGGCAATGGCAGGTCCGGAGGAGATGTGACGCGATGCTTATTGTGGGCGGGGGAGTTGATTGACACAGCAAAGTTTGGCCAAGGGCTTGGCAGCGTCACGCTATATCTCCGGCTTGCAGGCTTAGATGTAGCAGCTG GTAAAAGGAGAAAGAGTACTGCATCAATGATTATACTGGCAATTTTGGGAACCGGAGTTGTGGTATTCCTATGCATTTTCGTGGCATGGCTAAAATTCAAAG GCAAGAACAGAAAATGGAGAAAACACAAGAAGCCTACATTTGATGGTATAAGTACCTCTTATGAACCAGGGGAAGGAGGCCTTCCGCATGATCATGAATTTCCATTTGTAAGTTTCGAGGAAATTTCTCTAGCAACAAACAATTTCTCCGAGACATGTATGATTGGACAGGGAGGATTTGGCAAGGTCTACAAG GGATTATTAGGTGGGCAAGAAGTTGCTGTCAAGAGGCTAAGTAGTGATTCTCAACAAGGAACAAAGGAATTCAGGAATGAAGTAATTTTAATTGCCAAATTGCAACACAGAAACTTGGTTCGACTTCTCGGATGTTGTGGGGAGGGAGATGAAAAGTTGCTGATCTATGAGTATCTTCCTAACAAAAGCTTAGATGCTACCCTTTTTG ATGATTCAAGGAGAATGATGTTGGATTGGACATCACGGTTTAATATAATCAAAGGGGTCGCTAGGGGACTTTTGTATCTCCACCAAGATTCAAGACTAACTATAATTCATAGGGATCTCAAAGCCGGAAATGTTTTGCTAGATGTGGAGATGAAACCGAAGATAGCAGACTTCGGTATGGCGAGGATCTTTGGCAATAACCAACAAGATGCAAGCACCCAACGTGTTGTGGGAACATA TGGATACATGGCCCCAGaatatgcaatggaaggtgtctTCTCCACCAAGTCTGATGTCTACAGCTTTGGTGTGCTAGTACTTGAGGTCGTGACTGGTATAAAAAGAAGCTCCAATAGTCACATCATGGGCTTCCCTAGCCTCATTGTGTAC TCATGGAATATGTGGATGGAAGGAAAGACGGAGGAACTGGTCGACTCATATGCCATGGATACTTGTTCACTGGATGAAGTTTTGATTTGCATCCATGTAGCACTCCTGTGTGTCCAGGATAATCCAGATGACAGGCCACTCATGTCGTCCGTTGTGTTCATCCTAGAGAACGGAAGCAACACACTTCCATTCCCCACTTGCCCTGCCTACTTTACACGTCGACATGCAGAAATGGAGCAAATTAGAGATGATATCCAGAACTCCGGGACCAGTTTTACTCTCACTGAGATTGAGGGGAGATGA